CAACTCACCTCTCAACGCACGCTTTTCATCAATTGCAGACAAGGTGGTCTGAAGCTGATAGAGAGCCTTCAACTTCTCTTCCACTGTCAAATCTGTAGGATCTTTCTTTGCCATAACTTTATTTTTTTTAATGTTGAATGTTAAATGTTGAATGTTGAATGAGGCTTGCGCCCTTCCAACCTATAAATACAATATCGGATTCGTATTTATCTCCGAGATGCAGCATTTGGCATCTGGGAAATTCTCCTGGATGATGCTGCGGAAGATTTCGCCCGTAAACTGCTCACTCTGATAGTGGCCGATGACGCAGATCTGAATCTCCTGCTCGTGGCCGAAATACTCGTGATAGCTCATCTCGCCTGTGATGAAGGCATCGGCACCTGCCTTGATGGCTGCGTCGAGCAAGAAAGCACCTGCTCCACCGCAGAGTGCCACCTTCCTGATAGGCCGGCGAAGCAACTGGTTGCACTGCACGCACTCCACGCCAAACCGCTCCTTGAGCATCAGCACCAAGTCGTCGGCTGCCAGGTCCTCAGCCACCTCTCCGATGACGCCCTCGCCGCCCTTCACGCCATCCACTTCCTTCTCGCCAGCAAAGAACTGCACGTTTCGCAGTCCCAGTTTCTCGGCAATTTTGAAGTTCACGCCGCCCGCAGCCGCATCCATGTTGGTATGCATCGCCACGATGGTAATATCATTCTTAATCGCCTTGCGCACGGTACGCTGCACGTAGTTCTCGTCCGAGATTC
This Segatella copri DSM 18205 DNA region includes the following protein-coding sequences:
- a CDS encoding Nif3-like dinuclear metal center hexameric protein codes for the protein MKIKQVVDALEHYAPLPLQEGYDNAGLQVGLTEAVEMSGALLCLDVTEAVVDEAIRKGCNLIVSHHPLIFRKLARISDENYVQRTVRKAIKNDITIVAMHTNMDAAAGGVNFKIAEKLGLRNVQFFAGEKEVDGVKGGEGVIGEVAEDLAADDLVLMLKERFGVECVQCNQLLRRPIRKVALCGGAGAFLLDAAIKAGADAFITGEMSYHEYFGHEQEIQICVIGHYQSEQFTGEIFRSIIQENFPDAKCCISEINTNPILYL